One genomic window of Panicum hallii strain FIL2 chromosome 6, PHallii_v3.1, whole genome shotgun sequence includes the following:
- the LOC112897728 gene encoding dicarboxylate transporter 2.1, chloroplastic-like, with protein sequence MESLRLAVSHRPALPLPTPPGHLRRRHVHLQPSPNSLSLSLPISPHLAPAARRHLPPLLAAAPGSPAASPSPAPKPAAAAGGAKPLPLLLSVAAGLAVRFLVPRPAEVTPQAWQLLSIFLSTIAGLVLGPLPVGAWAFLGLTATVATRTLPFTAAFGAFTNEVIWLIVISFFFARGFVKTGLGDRVATYFVKWLGRSTLGLSYGLAISEAFIAPAMPSTTARAGGVFLPIVKSLSLSSGSKPNDPSAKKLGSYLVQSQLQASGNSSALFLTAAAQNLLCLKLAEEIGVKIGNPWITWLKVASLPALVGLLVTPYLLYKIFPPEIKDTPDAPALAAQKLKNMGPVTRNEWIMIGTMLLAVSLWIFGETIGVSSVVAAMIGLSILLLLGVLNWEDCLNEKSAWDTLAWFAILVGLAGQLTSLGIVSWMSSCVAKVLQSFSLSWPAAFGVLQASYFFIHYLFASQTAHVGALYSAFLAMHLAAGVPALMAALALTYNANLFGALTHYSSGQSAVYYGAGYVDLPDVFKLGFTTAAINAVIWGVVGAFWWKFLGLY encoded by the exons atggAGAGCCTCCGGCTCGCCGTCTCCCACCGCCCGGCCCTCCCGCTCCCTACTCCGCCCGGCCACCTCCGGCGCCGCCATGTCCACCTCCAGCCCTCCCCCaattccctctccctctcgctccCCATCTCTCCCCACCTCGCcccagccgcgcgccgccacctccccccgctcctcgccgccgcgccagGCTCTCCGGCCGCGAGCCCCAGCCCGGCCCCGAagcccgccgcggcggcgggcggcgcgaagCCGCTGCCCCTCCTCCTCTCGGTCGCCGCCGGCCTCGCCGTCCGCTTTCTCGTGCCGCGCCCCGCCGAGGTGACCCCGCAGGCGTGGCAGCTGCTCTCCATCTTCCTCTCCACCATCGCGGGGCTCGTCCTCGGCCCGCTCCCCGTCGGCGCGTGGGCGTTCCTCGGCCTCACCGCCACTGTCGCCACGCGCACGCTCCCCTTCACCGCCGCGTTCGGGGCCTTCACCAACGAGGTCATCTGGCTCATCGTCATCTCCTTCTTCTTCGCGCGCGGGTTCGTCAAGACCGGCCTCGGCGACCGCGTCGCGACCTACTTCGTGAAGTGGCTGGGGCGCAGCACGCTGGGTCTGTCCTACGGGCTTGCCATCAGCGAGGCGTTCATCGCGCCTGCTATGCCCAGTACTACGGCCAGGGCAGGAGGGGTTTTCCTTCCCATTGTCAAGTCACTGTCTCTCTCGTCGGGCAGCAAGCCGAACGATCCATCGGCGAAGAAGCTGGGTTCCTACCTTGTGCAATCGCAGTTACAG GCGTCTGGCAACTCCAGTGCTCTCTTCTTGACAGCAGCTGCGCAGAACCTTCTGTGTCTGAAGTTAGCAGAGGAGATTGGTGTTAAGATTGGAAACCCGTGGATAACTTGGTTAAAGGTTGCTAGTTTGCCAGCACTTGTTGGGCTTTTAGTGACTCCTTATTTGTTATACAAGATATTCCCCCCTGAAATAAAGGACACTCCTGATGCTCCAGCATTAGCTGCTCAGAAGCTTAAAAACATGGGGCCAGTAACAAGAAATGAATGGATCATGATTGGTACAATGCTTCTTGCAGTCTCACTATGGATTTTTGG GGAAACTATTGGCGTATCTAGCGTTGTTGCTGCAATGATTGGACTCTCAATTCTTCTCCTGCTTGGAGTGCTGAACTGGGAGGACTGTTTGAATGAGAAGTCTGCATGGGACACCTTAGCTTGGTTTGCTATTCTAGTTGGCTTGGCTGGGCAACTTACTAGCCTCGGAATTGTGTCATGGATGTCGAGCTGTGTTGCCAAGGTTCTCCAATCCTTCTCGTTGAGTTGGCCTGCAGCATTTGGTGTTCTTCAGGCCTCGTACTTCTTTATTCACTATCTGTTTGCAAGCCAGACTGCACATGTTGGTGCTTTGTACTCTGCATTTCTTGCGATGCATTTAGCAGCTGGTGTACCAGCTCTAATGGCAGCTCTTGCTTTGACGTACAACGCAAATCTCTTCGGTGCACTAACTCACTATAGTAGTGGGCAATCTGCAGTATATTATGGAg CGGGGTATGTTGACCTTCCTGATGTATTCAAGTTGGGTTTTACAACAGCCGCGATCAATGCTGTAATCTGGGGAGTAGTTGGTGCATTCtggtggaaatttttggggctTTATTGA